One genomic segment of Streptomyces sp. RerS4 includes these proteins:
- a CDS encoding DUF6158 family protein, with amino-acid sequence MEEHTSGPAARELEDGRLLKELETIHRTRHETFLHGSDEALATHSQRLKELEDEYLRRHPERAPTAARTRSGARARSAGED; translated from the coding sequence ATGGAGGAGCACACGAGCGGACCGGCGGCGCGCGAGCTGGAGGACGGTCGGTTGCTCAAGGAGCTGGAGACCATCCACCGCACCCGCCACGAAACCTTCCTCCACGGCTCGGACGAGGCCCTGGCCACGCACTCGCAGCGGCTCAAGGAGCTGGAGGACGAGTACCTGCGCCGCCACCCGGAGCGCGCCCCCACCGCCGCCCGCACCCGCTCGGGCGCCCGCGCCCGCAGCGCCGGCGAGGACTGA